The genomic segment TGGCGAACGTGGCGGCGTTTCGCAAGTGATGTGCAGGGACTTAAAGCTTTgttaaaaagaaggaaaaaaaacactactaGAACAAAAAACACCGCTGCTTTTATCAGTGTCACGAACAGAGTTGTCtgcctttgtttctgtttctgttttctgtgtcaaaTTTACTTAACCTGTTCCGACGGCATTCTTCCCCTGAAGAACCTTCTGTCCACCCGAAACTTTGACCACTTCATCCTTGCATCTTATCGTTTGCAGGCCATCCGTCGTCTCTGTGGCTGCACAGGGTTGTACAGCTGCAGGGAGGTTTTTATGTACAGGTTTTCATGAACAGCTATCGAATCAGTTATTTGAAACTGTAAGTCATAAAAAAATTTACTGTATGGTTCTTTCCTTTCAATGACTCAAAAACCTTCAGTTTCACTGGTGACCTGGTGAGCAACTATACTCCACCTGTAGTAGAACATGTCCGTTTCCCCCGCCCCGTACAGAAGGCACTGTATCGTAGACGATGTAAACCTCTGTTGAAAACCAGCAGCCTGTGCTTCAGTTAAACTTGAACATTTATTTAAGgacgtttttgttttgactacagtatacatttttgcttaatgttgcacatttgaaaaatgtaacttAAATGTTGAACTGTACTGATGTATatagatgttaaaaaaaaagattcggGGGTCTGTAAATGGTAAACTATGTAACGGAGTTATAGGTATGAGGTTTCATTTTGTAACTTAAGAGCTGAGTTGATCAGAGGAACATATCACACCCATCGGCTACAAGGCGGTTAAATTAAGACACAGAGAAGCGGATGTGAGCTCATTCTGTCCTTTAAAActtgtagatttaaaaaaatatttttacttcGTATTGATCATGCTTAGTGtaattgaatgaaatgtttatAATTACActgtttaatatgaaaataaatgcagatGAACTTCTAATTCCTGCCTGTCTTTatgccatttcatttttctttgcgCCAGCTACCACAGTACTGGCTCCTAGGCTCTGCTGTGCTCGAGTTTTCCCAGGAGAATTAGAGGATCGCCTCTACTGTGCAGACGTCACGGAGACGAAGGCTGTGAAGGTTGATGCTCGCGCACTGTTTGAGTCCTGAAGAGAGTGGTGAATTGTCCAGGGTTTTGTTGACTTTGATATAAATTACAGGATAGAACTAGAATGCCAAAGTGAAACACCTTCCTCCAAGTTTGGTTCTTGGTCATCCTGCTGTCAActaaacaaacagaataaatgtattgtttcacGTGCAGTGTGTTTGAAATTCAACAGAATATATGTATTGTTTCACGTGCAGTGTGTTTGAAATTCAACTGCAGAAGGGAGAAACTTTTCTCTGCACTCACTTTAAAGTTTTATGTGGAAAAACCATATCAGACAGGTTATTATTCAAAGTAGAATACTTTTATAAGTCTTGAAAACGTGTGAAAGGGGAAATTTATCCAGTTTGGGTTGGGCACTGGTGTCAGTACAAATGTCAGTTTGGGCTTGACTCGAAACAAATGCAGTAACTCATAGATTAGTCATTTCTCTCTCGGAAAACAAAAGACTTCAAAGTCACTCGTCCTCACGGGAGGAACGGAATGTGAATGTTAGCCCACATCCTGCAGTTTAGTAGTTCTACAAATGTACTGTCTCAAAACGTGTACCAATATTTCCTATTTCACAGGTCCAGTGATGGTGACATTCAGACCTGCTGTGCAGTTTCAACAGTCACGGTAGTCAGCATTCCTGTGGTTGGGTTTAATACTCAATGGAAGAACTTTTCCTTATTGCAGGGGGACGGAATGTTTCATGTCTTTCATTGCAGTCACTCGTAATTAAAGAGCAATATATTTTCATACGGTATTAATATCTTAAAGTttctttttggggaaaaaataaataaaaaagaccacTGTATTAGGAAGGCCTGCCATAGCGATGAGGGTGAAGAACACTGCATTGCAAACATATAGCAGGCCAAGATATATGGAGACTGAAAAATACCaacaaatgcataaataaataaataaatgaataaaatcacaTGCAATTGTaatcaaacacaatcaaaaacaaCTACATTCTAGAAACCAAGACAGTTTGAGCTACACTGGGAATGTTTGTTTGAAGATTTTAGTTGGTTCGGTACCCAAGCCTTTAGCCCTTTGTGGGAGTCCCGCCCTCTTAGGTTTTCACGGGATATTATATATCAGAAGAAAAGCTATTGATAGATCCCATAAACGGCCAGTAGCCGAACCCCAGTAAGAGCAAATTCATGCactcacttttacattttgattccATTAGATCCATCCTCCTTGAACACTTGTGCTTcccttcttttctgttttgtcatcGCTGCATACTGACATGATTCAGGGAGTGACATTCATCCATCGATCATGAGTCCAATCCAAccaaaacatacaacataaaCTCAGTGGGGCGGTTGTGCATTCCCTTGACATGAAGGGAGAAGAGCCTGTGGGAATGGTCTGAGGAGACAGGCACAAAGAGAGCAAGGGCACGACAGGAGGATGTGAGCGGGTCCTACACGCCCACGGCGTCCCCGTTCACGTGCGTTGGAGGTCGCGGGGGGAGCGGGCTGCGCGGAGGCCCGGCAGGTGGAGGATGGGGGGCTCTAGGAGCCTCTGCTGCGTTCCCCCTCACACTGATGTGCTCCCATCCTCCCTTgaagtcaaaaacacaaatgactgTCAGTACAGTAGGAATTTCTGTTAGCCTTAGCAGAGGTATGCACTTTCCAAGCGCCCTTCTAGTATTATTAATGAAATGTGATTTGGGAGGGGGCCAGGTCTAATGATTACGCACTCACCCCGATACCATAGTCCCAAGACTGGCCCTTGGGCTGCACAGGTCCCACCCCGAGCCTGTGGCAGACAGCTCCCACAGTCTCAGCAGGGAAGCCTGGAACCCCGTCTGCTACGATCCACACCTGGACAGAACAAGAGCACAGAGCCGAATGCCAGCCGTTCATGGTTTATCATCAgatatgggggaaaaaaaaagagacggacAGAAATAGATGTAGCAGAAATATCTTCTTAATTCCTGTTATTCCTCGTCTTTAATGGGTGAATCAAGTGTCGCCATTTCTGAGGTTATACATTTCTGATGGCTTCAGTGAATACTATCCTTATAAAGTAAACTCAAGACTGATTTTCTGACCACAATTCCTGTCCACTCCACAGTTGGGAGGGCTGTTGTAATACGGACCTGGTCCAGTGGTCCAACAGACACCTTGGTGACGTTGTTGGAGATGAGCTCCCACGCGGAGCCCTGAGGGTAGCTGGGGGCGAGGCCCTGTCTGTACCACAGATTACCTACGGGACAATTAAAAGGAGTtcattgccatttttttcccctcatgttcTGGGACATTAATGTGTTTTCAACAACACTCCACTCACTGTTTTCATCCACAGCGAAGACGGAGGTGCGGCCCACAGACAGCTGTCTGAGGGTCTGCCTGGGAGGGGAAGGGATGTGGTACCAGCATTCCCCTGTAGAGggacaaaaaccaacaacaacataatgaaCCTTTATTGGCCTTTCCTGCTGCACACTTTTTGACTTGTTGTCCTGCAGATATGATGCATTGTAACACTGACAGTCTCACATCCTCAACTCACCTGCAGGGTTTTGTGGGGACACTGACCCTCTGTAGAAAACGGCTCCGTCCTTGGCGATGGCCCACACCTGGTTGGCTCCACCGATGGAGATGGACTTGAACGGCTGGTCCGTGCCTACGTGTAGCCAGGAGCTGCCCTGCAAGATCAGACACACCGGAGTTAGAGAGCATCGTTATTTTTTGAGGACCATTTGCAGAGAAGAGTTGAACTCAACCTGAATATCTGGAATTACAgtaaaaaattgtgtttttattacatttcctgCTGCAGTCATTTAAAGTCTCCTCTGCTTGAGACTTTAAAGCCAAGTTAAAGTCTACTTCCAGAAACACTATGCACAGGTTCCTCACCGCTGGGTTTTGGGGGCTGACACCCAGCCGACACAGGACATCTCCCTTTACACTGAGGGCCCAGACGGGGACATGCTCCATCCTGCTCTGGGCCAGACATGGCATCAGAGAGATGTCACTAAGTGGGATGGGCGGGACTTGCTGCCATGGACCTCTCGATGTGATcttacacttcctgtttgaaggCCATGAGATTGTTTTGATTATGTAAAAAATGAGGGCCACAAACCACAGAGATGTTGAGGTGTGTGCGATTACCTTGTCCATCTTCTGCGCCGGACAAAGTCTTTCATGGTTTTGTGACCATGAAATGTGCTGTAGGGGAGAGACAAGTCAGATGAACGGCACGTCTCTCTTTCGTACAAACGCTGACAACGTCCTGAGAAGCTGTTGCAACTTACACAGGGAAGTCTGCAGCGAACTGCCAGCCTTCTTTGTCTGTTCCTCCAGGGATGTTGTAGTCCACAGCCCACTCTGACACCTGGAACCGGTTGATGGCAGAGAATTAGATGgtgatgaaaagagaaaccaaatgtgtgtgtggaatttCGACTGGGATTTGGCGACGGAAACCACCTACCCAGGACCACTGGGGGGAGGGCGGGTGTGTGTTGCCTTTGGTGCACTCTTTCAGCCCGCTCTCATCGCTCCACATAGGGCGGTCTGTTGGTAGTCCTCTGGAGAATTGAGCCCAGAGCGTTTTGACAGAGCCAAAAATCAATTAGCAAGACGGTCTGACCAAGGAGAGCCTTTAATTGAGCACAACAAAAGAATCAAGATCAACTGCAAAGACTGTGTAAATAACAAAATCCTCCTACTTGTCTGTATATCCCGTCATGGGGTTCCATCGCTGATTCTCATACACATGTACACTCCTGACGTCAGTCTGCTGGTGAGTCTGAACAGCGTCTCCTGCAGAGAACACAAACAGGGACAGAAATTTAAAGAAAGCACATAAGTAGTTATACGTTCACGTGCCGACACATCTCTACGGCTACATTTTCAAACCATGCTCAAGCAACTGCACATCACACAACAAGCTGTGAGCTAGAAGTACAAGTTAATTACTGATATTAAAtgtgacatatacagtatatgcagtatatatttCACCAGATAATGGTTATTTTTACTATAGACTACTGCAGCAATTATAGATTTTGGATCACATTGGCAGAACTTAAAAATACATCTTAAAATTGATAATCTTTCATGAAAATctgacattaaaaagaaattatacTTCTCATAAAAATTACATTGAAACGACTGATTCATTAATTGTAGCAATTGCAGTAATGATAAAATTACGACAAACAATCTATCTACTAATTCCTAAGGAGGAGTGGAGCCAAGATGTATGGATGAAATAGGAATTCTTTATCAAtcatgggagagaaaaaacacatgggTAGATGTCTACAGGGGCAGGTTTACCAGGGGTGGGCCCACTGTAGACCCAGGCGGTGCCGTCCCACCCGATGCCCCACACCAGCCCCAGACTGTTAGACTCTACACAGCGCATATGTCCCGGGACCTGCCGCCAGAACCTGCAGCACCACACAGCGGAAGCAGCCCACGTTAGCCACACCATTGTTAGCACACACTTTAGCACACATGGAAGACAAAgggctgccacacacacagtatgaaaGAGTTCGGCAGAGAGTCAGCTAAAAGAACGCCTACTATCATCAGGCAGAGCAGTAGGTTAGCATGTTAGTAACATGTTAACCTAAATCAATCCAGGTCAAAGCTATGAGAAAGAGatagtaaaaagaaatatgacgcagacagacagaagctgCTCTTTGGGATCGGTCTCACATGAGGTCACAGGCCAGCGTGTTTGCAGCAGCCTCCAGTGAGAAGGACGCCTCGTGGACCATGATGTCTCCCTTTGAGGTGGTGGACCACAGGGCCTGTCTGGACGGGGGTCCCGCTATCCCTCGACACTCACAGCAACAGTCCGACAACAGGCACAGCTGGTCACGTGGAAAAGATCGAGACCCAACGGGGAATGTGGTCAGCGATGAGAGATAAATAATCACTTAAACATGAAAGATGATAACTGTCAAAagttacactttgtttttagaATTTGTAGCATCTTCTCTACCCAGTCGTTCATGTCCTTTTCAGTTTGTGCAGCCAGAACCAGAGGCCACCTCTCTTTGGTCCTTTGGGCTGTGTACACAGCAAAGGCATGATGGCAGTCCCTGAGCTGCGGAACCAGTGCTGTCACTTCGCCTATGATCACGTGAAGGAACTGAAATAAAAGAGACGGGAAACGAGAACAAACGAAAGACAAGAGAAGGCAGTTATGTGATCGTTGTCTAGTAAATACAATACACAAGGAGATCTTATTTTTTGCGCCAGACAATAACTTGGCAGCAAAAACTAACCTTTTTCTCATCATACTGCGTGTAATAGACAAACAGAATGCTGTCCTTCCTCCCGTCACACTTTGTGGACTGCTCCAGAGCCACGCCCACATCCACCCAGCGCTGAGGCTTCCAGTCTCTCCACCAGCGCAGCACACCTTTGCGCACCCACACCGACTGGAGAGGGACACATTGACAAAGTTGGGACCACGTGCGAGATGTGATGAGATAAGGAGATCGGTTCAAATTAAGACATAAAGTTCAAGTGTTGAAGCCAGACTAACGTTGCTTCTCTCGACTGGTTTCTTGCTGATCTCCTCTctgtgttcctgctgctgctgctgctgcccgctCCAGGCTGCTGACTGAACTGGGGTCAGGGACAGAGAGCTGGTGAGAGGACCTGACAGACGGACGTACAAGTCAGACATTTACACAGACAACCATACAGGTTACACGCACATCTATCTATACACATGCaacaaattaaacacacaaacagacgtaTAGTGTACAACATTCAAATAACATGAACTGTACAGATATGAACCAATTATTAATTTTCACTTAATTCATAAAAATCACTGCATACTGGTTATCAGTATACCTGTGGGACTAAGCCAGCTGATCTGTGAACTTGCGTCCACATCGCAGCCCCCGCCGGAGATCCAGGTCCACACTGGTCCGTCCTCTTCTCCGACAGCCTGAAAGGTCTCCAGCGTCCCCAGGGCGTAGGTGGCGGCGGCGCTGCCGTCAGCCAATGAAGGCCCTGTCGCCAGTGCGCTCCGAGCTGCTCCTGCCCCCTCCAAATCCACATTCATCCAGGGGACATCGTGTCCTGCAGCCCCAGAGGTCGGGAGTATCTGGGCCGGGGGCGtctcctcaacctcctcctgaGACATCTCTGCAATGGTCGGTTGTGACGCGGAAGTTTTGCCACGGTCCGACACCAGGCTGTTGATGAAGCTGTCGCTGGCGGGGATGAAGGGTTTCGGGGCGTCCTGTTGGGAGGCAACAGGAGCGTCCTCTGCCTCTGGGGGAGGTGTGAGGGAGTCAGCCCCCCCTAAAGGGACTACAGAGGGGGCCGCTGCCTCAGGGACCGGAGTGTCATTTGTGCTGTTTTGCGGGTCAGGAGGATATAACTCCGAGTCCGAGTCGGTGCAGCTCAGGACTGAGCCACGAGAGGCCTCAGTCAGCTGACCACTAAACTCACAGTTGTCTctattaaacaacaaaaacatattgacaGAGCATGAAAAATAAGGGTCAGTGTCATTACAAACAACACATACAGGCATCTGTGTGTAAATACTGCAATACCCAGTTTCTATCTGAGCAATTCAATGGTTTATGTCCTGTGACACTGTATATACTTCCAGCTTTTTTATACTTCATTGTGTTTACATTGCATGTTTACTCATCTATTCCTTCTCTTTACTGATGTTTCCTCTTTCCTAATATCTCCTTTGCTGTTGTAACTCTGCAAATGTCCCCGTTGTAAGACTAATTAAAGGATTATCTTGTTTCATAGGTTGTTGTTTACACAGACCTGGGTTGAACAACCTCTTTACTTTTGCCCCACTGGGCAGAAACAGGAATCCAGCCGCTCCCACTTGGTTCAGACGAGGTTACACCCATTCGGAAATATAGACCACGGTCCTCACCGACCGCCCACACctgacagaaaaagagggaaaaaaagaagtagtaGTAAAACAAAGgtgaaacacaatgacacaatgaTCACACAGAGACAGTGTGCAATGTGTAATATTACAGTACTGTAATTCACTTTCAGTAATAACGAgaaatttatataataataataagatagATATGGCCGAATGCCTCAGTACTAATtcgaataaaataaaacttgtaTTCACTCTTCAAAAGATGCATCTGAGGCACAAGCAGGACCCAAGCAACTGTTACTTTATAAGGACATATACTGTAACACTGGCGCTTGCCACTTCACACAAGCCATATCCATAACTGCAGccctgaaatatgaaatatgggATATGATGACGATAGCTTGGCCAGCTTCTAATTAGGGAGTCTCCCATATGTCAGGCCAGTAGGAATGTAGTCTGGGGATATTTAAGGCTGGGCCTGCGGTGCTTCTGCTGGGACATTGGCTGGAACGACTGGCTGTGCTCGTGTTACAGGGGGGCAGCCGCCGGGGGGCAGGACTAGAGACCAGAGGCAGAGGGACAGggagggtggtggtgatggtgatggtggtggtgggggggaggtgTGAGAAGTGGGTTTGCAGTGCTAGCAAAGTCCTCAGTAGTGAATCCTCTCTGCCCCGACCCCCAGGCCGGATCTCTGATTTGTTCTGAAACCTGATCCAAAGAGAGGGTAAAGTGAATCCGTCAGAGGGGAAGGACAGAAGCTGGCTGGAGTGGCAGCTGGCTACAGTGAGGCTGAGAGGAGTCAAGAAGTCTGACGGAATAAGTTTCTGAATTATTAggtttcaaaaaataaaaaaaacatacgaTATCTACAGTACATATGCTGGTTTTTATTATGTCCAATGCATTGGAAAATTATGGTCTTTTATATAATTTCATCAAATTAAGTTTTACTTAAGTCTCCTCATTAAATAGTACTGGAactgcaaattttttttcttctgaaaacaaaacaaacctcagAAGTAAATTCTACCTTGTTGAACCCACGCTTAATgtacaaatattatattttgctATAATATCACAACATTATTAAGTTGACTTTGCtgcaaattgtgtgtgtgtgtgttttacaactGTAGAATTTGTAACAGAAATCTTCTAACCTGGTCATTGAGTCCTACatccaccatcatcatcatctcccctCCGATGCTGATCCAGCCTGAGCCACAGGGGTTGTGAGAGTTCACACCACGCCGGAACCACACCTAGacgacacgcacgcacacacacacacacacacacacacacacacacacgcacacacacacgcacacacgctgatCTGTTTCCACCGCAGTGACCAACACCCGTACAGCTGCATGGTACATGTGAGAAGTACAGCGTCGGTTCACCTTATAGTCTTTGGTGACGACCCAGACCACGCTGACTCCAACAGCCACATGAAGCGCTTCAACCTCCTTTGCTGGTGATTCCACCTCAACCCATGACGTgcctgaatgaaaacacagaatgttgtatcacacacacaggacctgaTATGAGGAAACAGTCATCAATGTATGttaaagtttgacatttgttaaaaatataatatctgTCAAAGCCAACATTGacggcaattttttttaaatcacaaaaacggggaaaaaacatatttgggttttgaaaaatgtatctttttttctgtgttttgctgAACTTTAGGGGTATGCTTTTTCATGCCCTGACATACTGTGATGCTGTAAAAACACTTAAGACCAACACTTCATCCGCACATATTATGTAACAATACAACACACTTTGTGCTTTATACTACTTTCACCTGCTGTCATgtggacaaatacaaaaatttcACTGGCAATTTACTACTGTAGAGTCAATTCCAGGGAGAACAACTATAAAGGCTCCACCACGGGGAGGTGCAAAGCTTATGTCCCGACAAAATGGATcatataaaaattaaatgtaatgggGAAATATTTGTGTGGGTAAAATGCGAACTACGGTGAAAGCTGACCAGTTGGACTGTCCAGGCTGAGGCCCATACGGACCAACAGGTTCCCGTCCCAGAGTAAAGCCCACAGCAGGTCTCCAGGCCCAGCTGATAACTGAGCCACCTCCTTGGGcacttccacctcctcccagcTGGAGCCCTCTGGGACCCGAGGGTGGATGCCCTCCCTGAACCACACCTGCAGGGGA from the Scophthalmus maximus strain ysfricsl-2021 chromosome 17, ASM2237912v1, whole genome shotgun sequence genome contains:
- the tecpr1b gene encoding tectonin beta-propeller repeat-containing protein 1 isoform X3; the encoded protein is MGARTLRDATQAFDSTRTEVFWGSIMPITLLWAVDVYGRVYSLSTAGQRWERADDMLLELKRVTAGKGRCWGIGCDHHVYLNMMPSETPIRYREETYENQRWNPVDGFTDTLLPTDRWPWSDVMGMNPQQLHSFQLPSLSWEWEGDWYVDQSCGGEPSQTGGWEYAVDFPANFSPDKKWNSCVRRRRWIRYRRYIAQGTWEKIPLDNPRKPPLPLSDISCGGWEMSDQSGRYPYLWGVSQQGQVWFREGIHPRVPEGSSWEEVEVPKEVAQLSAGPGDLLWALLWDGNLLVRMGLSLDSPTGTSWVEVESPAKEVEALHVAVGVSVVWVVTKDYKVWFRRGVNSHNPCGSGWISIGGEMMMMVDVGLNDQVWAVGEDRGLYFRMGVTSSEPSGSGWIPVSAQWGKSKEVVQPRDNCEFSGQLTEASRGSVLSCTDSDSELYPPDPQNSTNDTPVPEAAAPSVVPLGGADSLTPPPEAEDAPVASQQDAPKPFIPASDSFINSLVSDRGKTSASQPTIAEMSQEEVEETPPAQILPTSGAAGHDVPWMNVDLEGAGAARSALATGPSLADGSAAATYALGTLETFQAVGEEDGPVWTWISGGGCDVDASSQISWLSPTGPLTSSLSLTPVQSAAWSGQQQQQQEHREEISKKPVERSNSVWVRKGVLRWWRDWKPQRWVDVGVALEQSTKCDGRKDSILFVYYTQYDEKKFLHVIIGEVTALVPQLRDCHHAFAVYTAQRTKERWPLVLAAQTEKDMNDWLCLLSDCCCECRGIAGPPSRQALWSTTSKGDIMVHEASFSLEAAANTLACDLMFWRQVPGHMRCVESNSLGLVWGIGWDGTAWVYSGPTPGDAVQTHQQTDVRSVHVYENQRWNPMTGYTDKGLPTDRPMWSDESGLKECTKGNTHPPSPQWSWVSEWAVDYNIPGGTDKEGWQFAADFPVTFHGHKTMKDFVRRRRWTRKCKITSRGPWQQVPPIPLSDISLMPCLAQSRMEHVPVWALSVKGDVLCRLGVSPQNPAGSSWLHVGTDQPFKSISIGGANQVWAIAKDGAVFYRGSVSPQNPAGECWYHIPSPPRQTLRQLSVGRTSVFAVDENSNLWYRQGLAPSYPQGSAWELISNNVTKVSVGPLDQVWIVADGVPGFPAETVGAVCHRLGVGPVQPKGQSWDYGIGGGWEHISVRGNAAEAPRAPHPPPAGPPRSPLPPRPPTHVNGDAVGV
- the tecpr1b gene encoding tectonin beta-propeller repeat-containing protein 1 isoform X4 — translated: MPITLLWAVDVYGRVYSLSTAGQRWERADDMLLELKRVTAGKGRCWGIGCDHHVYLNMMPSETPIRYREETYENQRWNPVDGFTDTLLPTDRWPWSDVMGMNPQQLHSFQLPSLSWEWEGDWYVDQSCGGEPSQTGGWEYAVDFPANFSPDKKWNSCVRRRRWIRYRRYIAQGTWEKIPLDNPRKPPLPLSDISCGGWEMSDQSGRYPYLWGVSQQGQVWFREGIHPRVPEGSSWEEVEVPKEVAQLSAGPGDLLWALLWDGNLLVRMGLSLDSPTGTSWVEVESPAKEVEALHVAVGVSVVWVVTKDYKVWFRRGVNSHNPCGSGWISIGGEMMMMVDVGLNDQVWAVGEDRGLYFRMGVTSSEPSGSGWIPVSAQWGKSKEVVQPRDNCEFSGQLTEASRGSVLSCTDSDSELYPPDPQNSTNDTPVPEAAAPSVVPLGGADSLTPPPEAEDAPVASQQDAPKPFIPASDSFINSLVSDRGKTSASQPTIAEMSQEEVEETPPAQILPTSGAAGHDVPWMNVDLEGAGAARSALATGPSLADGSAAATYALGTLETFQAVGEEDGPVWTWISGGGCDVDASSQISWLSPTGPLTSSLSLTPVQSAAWSGQQQQQQEHREEISKKPVERSNSVWVRKGVLRWWRDWKPQRWVDVGVALEQSTKCDGRKDSILFVYYTQYDEKKFLHVIIGEVTALVPQLRDCHHAFAVYTAQRTKERWPLVLAAQTEKDMNDWLCLLSDCCCECRGIAGPPSRQALWSTTSKGDIMVHEASFSLEAAANTLACDLMFWRQVPGHMRCVESNSLGLVWGIGWDGTAWVYSGPTPGDAVQTHQQTDVRSVHVYENQRWNPMTGYTDKGLPTDRPMWSDESGLKECTKGNTHPPSPQWSWVSEWAVDYNIPGGTDKEGWQFAADFPVTFHGHKTMKDFVRRRRWTRKCKITSRGPWQQVPPIPLSDISLMPCLAQSRMEHVPVWALSVKGDVLCRLGVSPQNPAGSSWLHVGTDQPFKSISIGGANQVWAIAKDGAVFYRGSVSPQNPAGECWYHIPSPPRQTLRQLSVGRTSVFAVDENSNLWYRQGLAPSYPQGSAWELISNNVTKVSVGPLDQVWIVADGVPGFPAETVGAVCHRLGVGPVQPKGQSWDYGIGGGWEHISVRGNAAEAPRAPHPPPAGPPRSPLPPRPPTHVNGDAVGV
- the tecpr1b gene encoding tectonin beta-propeller repeat-containing protein 1 isoform X5, which codes for MKTSSLCMRFQRWNPVDGFTDTLLPTDRWPWSDVMGMNPQQLHSFQLPSLSWEWEGDWYVDQSCGGEPSQTGGWEYAVDFPANFSPDKKWNSCVRRRRWIRYRRYIAQGTWEKIPLDNPRKPPLPLSDISCGGWEMSDQSGRYPYLWGVSQQGQVWFREGIHPRVPEGSSWEEVEVPKEVAQLSAGPGDLLWALLWDGNLLVRMGLSLDSPTGTSWVEVESPAKEVEALHVAVGVSVVWVVTKDYKVWFRRGVNSHNPCGSGWISIGGEMMMMVDVGLNDQVWAVGEDRGLYFRMGVTSSEPSGSGWIPVSAQWGKSKEVVQPRDNCEFSGQLTEASRGSVLSCTDSDSELYPPDPQNSTNDTPVPEAAAPSVVPLGGADSLTPPPEAEDAPVASQQDAPKPFIPASDSFINSLVSDRGKTSASQPTIAEMSQEEVEETPPAQILPTSGAAGHDVPWMNVDLEGAGAARSALATGPSLADGSAAATYALGTLETFQAVGEEDGPVWTWISGGGCDVDASSQISWLSPTGPLTSSLSLTPVQSAAWSGQQQQQQEHREEISKKPVERSNSVWVRKGVLRWWRDWKPQRWVDVGVALEQSTKCDGRKDSILFVYYTQYDEKKFLHVIIGEVTALVPQLRDCHHAFAVYTAQRTKERWPLVLAAQTEKDMNDWLCLLSDCCCECRGIAGPPSRQALWSTTSKGDIMVHEASFSLEAAANTLACDLMFWRQVPGHMRCVESNSLGLVWGIGWDGTAWVYSGPTPGDAVQTHQQTDVRSVHVYENQRWNPMTGYTDKGLPTDRPMWSDESGLKECTKGNTHPPSPQWSWVSEWAVDYNIPGGTDKEGWQFAADFPVTFHGHKTMKDFVRRRRWTRKCKITSRGPWQQVPPIPLSDISLMPCLAQSRMEHVPVWALSVKGDVLCRLGVSPQNPAGSSWLHVGTDQPFKSISIGGANQVWAIAKDGAVFYRGSVSPQNPAGECWYHIPSPPRQTLRQLSVGRTSVFAVDENSNLWYRQGLAPSYPQGSAWELISNNVTKVSVGPLDQVWIVADGVPGFPAETVGAVCHRLGVGPVQPKGQSWDYGIGGGWEHISVRGNAAEAPRAPHPPPAGPPRSPLPPRPPTHVNGDAVGV
- the tecpr1b gene encoding tectonin beta-propeller repeat-containing protein 1 isoform X2, whose product is MHISQQQRLLGRKEKKSNDQVLPCSTNRKKKIPQSLHSFSQSEWHFLHFLLWCSELHGAFLRFTVGIKTLRPTLLSRRKASALDGAFSVRSIMPITLLWAVDVYGRVYSLSTAGQRWERADDMLLELKRVTAGKGRCWGIGCDHHVYLNMMPSETPIRYREETYENQRWNPVDGFTDTLLPTDRWPWSDVMGMNPQQLHSFQLPSLSWEWEGDWYVDQSCGGEPSQTGGWEYAVDFPANFSPDKKWNSCVRRRRWIRYRRYIAQGTWEKIPLDNPRKPPLPLSDISCGGWEMSDQSGRYPYLWGVSQQGQVWFREGIHPRVPEGSSWEEVEVPKEVAQLSAGPGDLLWALLWDGNLLVRMGLSLDSPTGTSWVEVESPAKEVEALHVAVGVSVVWVVTKDYKVWFRRGVNSHNPCGSGWISIGGEMMMMVDVGLNDQVWAVGEDRGLYFRMGVTSSEPSGSGWIPVSAQWGKSKEVVQPRDNCEFSGQLTEASRGSVLSCTDSDSELYPPDPQNSTNDTPVPEAAAPSVVPLGGADSLTPPPEAEDAPVASQQDAPKPFIPASDSFINSLVSDRGKTSASQPTIAEMSQEEVEETPPAQILPTSGAAGHDVPWMNVDLEGAGAARSALATGPSLADGSAAATYALGTLETFQAVGEEDGPVWTWISGGGCDVDASSQISWLSPTVQSAAWSGQQQQQQEHREEISKKPVERSNSVWVRKGVLRWWRDWKPQRWVDVGVALEQSTKCDGRKDSILFVYYTQYDEKKFLHVIIGEVTALVPQLRDCHHAFAVYTAQRTKERWPLVLAAQTEKDMNDWLCLLSDCCCECRGIAGPPSRQALWSTTSKGDIMVHEASFSLEAAANTLACDLMFWRQVPGHMRCVESNSLGLVWGIGWDGTAWVYSGPTPGDAVQTHQQTDVRSVHVYENQRWNPMTGYTDKGLPTDRPMWSDESGLKECTKGNTHPPSPQWSWVSEWAVDYNIPGGTDKEGWQFAADFPVTFHGHKTMKDFVRRRRWTRKCKITSRGPWQQVPPIPLSDISLMPCLAQSRMEHVPVWALSVKGDVLCRLGVSPQNPAGSSWLHVGTDQPFKSISIGGANQVWAIAKDGAVFYRGSVSPQNPAGECWYHIPSPPRQTLRQLSVGRTSVFAVDENSNLWYRQGLAPSYPQGSAWELISNNVTKVSVGPLDQVWIVADGVPGFPAETVGAVCHRLGVGPVQPKGQSWDYGIGGGWEHISVRGNAAEAPRAPHPPPAGPPRSPLPPRPPTHVNGDAVGV